One genomic segment of Culturomica massiliensis includes these proteins:
- the folE gene encoding GTP cyclohydrolase I FolE, with protein sequence MDQEITNEAEFYQKVEYFNTEKTEKLSYHYREILKLLGEDPEREGLQKTPLRVAKAMQFMTQGYYQNPEKILSSALFKEDYQQMVIVKDIEIYSLCEHHMLPFYGRVHVAYIPNGYVTGLSKIARVVETYARRLQVQERLTHEIKNCIQNTLHPLGVAVVIEAKHMCMAIRGVQKQNSVTTTSDFSGAFEKLATREEFIRLISSNLH encoded by the coding sequence ATGGACCAGGAAATTACAAACGAAGCTGAATTTTACCAAAAAGTAGAATATTTCAATACGGAAAAAACCGAAAAATTGAGTTATCATTACCGGGAAATTCTGAAACTATTGGGTGAAGATCCGGAACGCGAAGGCCTGCAAAAAACTCCGCTCCGGGTAGCTAAAGCCATGCAGTTTATGACCCAGGGATATTATCAGAACCCGGAAAAAATTTTAAGCTCCGCACTGTTCAAAGAAGATTATCAGCAAATGGTCATCGTGAAAGACATCGAGATCTATTCACTCTGTGAACACCACATGCTCCCTTTTTACGGACGGGTTCATGTCGCTTACATTCCCAACGGCTATGTCACAGGCTTAAGTAAAATAGCCCGCGTTGTAGAAACGTATGCCCGCCGTTTACAGGTACAGGAACGCCTGACACACGAAATCAAAAACTGCATTCAAAACACGTTACACCCCCTCGGTGTGGCAGTCGTTATCGAAGCAAAACATATGTGTATGGCAATCCGTGGGGTACAGAAACAAAATTCCGTAACGACTACGTCTGATTTTAGCGGAGCCTTTGAAAAACTGGCCACCCGGGAAGAATTTATCCGTCTGATCAGTTCGAATTTACATTAA
- the bla gene encoding class A beta-lactamase, subclass A2: MTKLLTTLSAVFLFFSVSTAGTLQKQIRSILKDKKAMIGVAVLYNGKITVSVNDDQGYAMLSTFKFPLALAVCDYLDRQKLPLETEIYVSKADLHPDTYSPLRDKQPEGDFHISIKELLRYCVSLSDNNACDILIRYIGGIERLQQYIADLGFPDMVIVATETQMHQQTGNQALNRTRPSAAVLLFEQFLQKKLLSATYQDFLEQILIETTTGANKLKGLLPSGTLVGHKTGSSDRNAAGLKIGDNDMGFVYLPNGNYFVIAVFIMDSMEDDDTNASIIARISRTVYDHYTK, translated from the coding sequence ATGACGAAACTTCTCACAACTCTATCGGCTGTGTTTTTGTTTTTTTCGGTCAGCACAGCCGGTACATTGCAAAAACAAATCCGTTCCATCCTGAAAGATAAAAAAGCGATGATCGGTGTTGCTGTATTATACAATGGAAAAATAACGGTTTCTGTGAACGACGATCAGGGGTATGCCATGTTAAGTACTTTTAAATTCCCTTTGGCATTGGCCGTATGTGATTATCTCGACCGACAAAAATTGCCACTCGAAACGGAAATTTATGTATCCAAAGCAGACCTGCACCCCGATACTTACAGTCCTCTGAGAGACAAACAACCGGAGGGTGACTTTCATATATCGATTAAAGAATTGCTCCGATACTGTGTATCCCTGAGCGATAACAATGCCTGTGATATACTGATCCGTTATATCGGAGGCATCGAAAGACTCCAGCAATATATCGCAGATCTGGGTTTCCCGGATATGGTAATCGTTGCTACGGAAACACAAATGCATCAACAGACAGGCAACCAGGCCCTGAACAGAACCCGCCCTTCCGCGGCAGTTCTGTTATTCGAGCAATTCCTGCAAAAAAAATTATTGTCGGCAACTTACCAGGATTTTCTCGAGCAAATTTTAATTGAGACAACAACCGGAGCGAACAAACTCAAAGGACTTTTACCGTCCGGCACTCTTGTCGGTCATAAAACGGGCAGTTCCGACCGGAATGCGGCCGGCTTGAAAATCGGTGATAACGACATGGGATTTGTTTATCTCCCCAACGGTAATTATTTCGTTATAGCCGTCTTCATTATGGACTCCATGGAAGACGACGACACAAATGCTTCCATTATTGCCCGAATTTCCAGGACCGTTTATGACCATTATACTAAATAA
- a CDS encoding sugar O-acetyltransferase, with protein sequence MTEKEKARQGLLYDANYDPALALEREQCQSLLFQYNQLSPQQSSEKKQILQKLLGKTGKNFIFTPPFFCDYGYNIEIGENFYANTNLVILDAAKVRVGDNVFIAPHVGIYTAGHPLDIGQRNAGLEYARPITIGNNVWIGGHVVLLPGVSIGDNTTIGAGSVVTKNIPANVLAVGNPCRVIRPVSPKENK encoded by the coding sequence ATGACAGAAAAAGAAAAAGCGAGACAAGGTTTACTATACGATGCTAATTATGATCCTGCGCTGGCACTGGAAAGAGAACAGTGTCAATCCCTTTTATTTCAATACAATCAGCTCTCTCCTCAACAATCTTCTGAAAAGAAGCAGATACTGCAAAAATTATTAGGCAAAACCGGAAAAAATTTCATTTTCACACCTCCTTTTTTTTGTGATTACGGCTACAATATAGAAATCGGAGAAAATTTTTATGCCAACACAAATCTGGTAATCCTGGATGCAGCTAAAGTGCGGGTCGGTGACAATGTCTTTATCGCTCCCCATGTCGGCATATACACAGCAGGCCATCCTCTGGATATCGGACAAAGAAATGCCGGTCTGGAATACGCCCGGCCGATAACTATCGGTAACAACGTATGGATCGGCGGTCACGTCGTTCTTTTACCCGGTGTCAGTATCGGCGACAATACGACAATCGGAGCCGGCAGTGTCGTAACCAAAAACATTCCGGCCAACGTATTGGCTGTGGGAAATCCTTGCCGGGTTATCCGTCCGGTATCGCCAAAAGAAAACAAATAG
- a CDS encoding cation diffusion facilitator family transporter, whose product MNEDFIKQKIQKWIVLISLLILGGKFIAFYITNSVGILTDAMESIVNIVAGIISLFSLRWAAKPKDKEHPFGHGKIELISASIEGILIALAGGLIIYEGIQRLFSPASIGKLDIGIIVVAAAGLINYFMGWFSIKAGKKYNSIALIAGGKHLQSDTYSTIGLVIGLLLLYYTGIEWIDSALALIFGSIIILSGISILKKTVAGLLDKADDKTLNDMAESINKHRQPDWIDIHNTKIIKYGSYLYIDCDLTLPFYYNLTEGHQACENLRKTLTTNFSPQIQISIHSDPCRMAHCKHCEIADCHFRKSPFSELEKITLSNMTQNDEEKNEN is encoded by the coding sequence ATGAACGAAGATTTCATAAAACAAAAAATCCAAAAATGGATTGTACTTATCTCCCTATTGATTTTAGGCGGAAAATTTATCGCCTTTTATATAACCAATTCTGTCGGTATTCTTACCGATGCTATGGAAAGTATCGTCAATATCGTAGCCGGAATCATCAGCCTGTTCAGCCTGCGATGGGCGGCTAAACCCAAAGACAAAGAGCATCCGTTCGGACATGGTAAAATAGAACTGATATCAGCCTCAATAGAGGGAATACTGATCGCCCTTGCCGGAGGGTTAATTATCTATGAAGGCATACAGAGACTCTTTTCTCCGGCCTCTATCGGTAAACTCGACATCGGTATCATTGTCGTTGCTGCCGCAGGCCTGATCAATTATTTCATGGGCTGGTTCAGTATAAAAGCGGGGAAAAAATACAACTCTATAGCACTGATTGCCGGCGGAAAACACTTGCAATCGGACACTTACTCCACAATCGGACTCGTCATCGGCCTCTTATTGCTTTATTACACCGGTATCGAGTGGATCGACAGCGCTCTGGCCCTCATATTCGGAAGTATCATTATCCTGTCAGGCATATCTATTCTCAAAAAAACAGTCGCCGGCTTACTGGATAAAGCCGACGACAAGACATTAAACGACATGGCAGAAAGCATCAACAAACACCGCCAACCCGACTGGATAGATATTCACAACACAAAAATCATAAAATACGGAAGTTATCTTTACATCGATTGTGACCTGACTCTACCCTTTTACTACAATCTTACCGAAGGACATCAAGCTTGTGAAAACCTCAGAAAAACACTTACAACCAATTTTTCTCCCCAAATACAAATTTCCATTCACTCCGATCCCTGCCGGATGGCACATTGCAAACATTGTGAGATAGCCGACTGTCATTTCCGGAAATCCCCGTTTTCAGAGCTGGAAAAAATAACGCTATCGAATATGACCCAAAATGACGAAGAAAAAAATGAAAATTAA
- a CDS encoding class I SAM-dependent methyltransferase has translation MPENKYDDPVFFEKYSQMSRSKEGLHGAGEWETLKKLLPDFNGKRVLDLGCGYGWHCIYAIEQGAVSVTGIDISQKMLAIAQKKTTYPQIEYLCMPIEDIDFKPGSFDIVMSSLAFHYLRSFEDIVRKVNACLTDGGFFVFSVEHPVFTAYGTQDWYSDKDGKILHFPVDNYFYEGERKAHFLGEEVTKYHKTLTTYLNGLLTNGFELLNIVEPQPPVRMLSIEGMKDEMRRPMMLIIAARKKENHRL, from the coding sequence ATGCCGGAAAACAAATACGATGATCCTGTATTTTTTGAAAAATACAGTCAGATGAGCCGCTCTAAAGAAGGACTTCACGGTGCAGGAGAATGGGAAACCTTAAAAAAGTTATTGCCTGATTTCAACGGTAAAAGGGTGCTCGATTTAGGATGCGGCTACGGTTGGCATTGTATTTATGCCATAGAGCAAGGCGCCGTTTCTGTTACAGGTATCGACATATCCCAAAAAATGTTGGCTATAGCCCAAAAAAAGACGACATATCCACAAATCGAATACCTTTGCATGCCGATAGAAGACATTGATTTTAAACCCGGTAGCTTCGACATCGTCATGAGTTCGCTGGCGTTCCACTATCTCCGGTCTTTTGAAGATATTGTCCGAAAAGTAAACGCCTGCCTGACCGATGGGGGATTTTTCGTTTTTTCGGTAGAACATCCGGTCTTCACGGCTTATGGAACACAGGATTGGTATTCCGATAAAGATGGGAAAATCTTACACTTTCCGGTCGACAATTACTTTTACGAGGGAGAACGCAAAGCACATTTTTTAGGTGAAGAAGTGACAAAATATCACAAAACGCTTACAACTTATCTGAACGGCTTGCTGACGAACGGTTTTGAACTGTTAAACATCGTAGAACCTCAACCGCCTGTACGTATGCTTTCCATTGAAGGCATGAAAGACGAAATGCGCCGTCCCATGATGCTGATTATCGCTGCGCGGAAAAAAGAAAATCACAGATTGTAG
- the fabD gene encoding ACP S-malonyltransferase, whose product MKKAFVFPGQGAQFVGMGKELYENSPKAKELFEKANDILGFRITDLMFNGTDADLKQTKVTQPAIFLHSVILADSLTEKPDMTAGHSLGEFSALVAAKALSFEDGLRLVHARALAMQKACEANPSTMAAVLGLDDQIVEKICTEIDEVVVPANYNSPGQIVISGSNKGIETACAKLSEAGAKRVVPLNVGGAFHSPLMEPARQELAAAIEATHFSTPICPVYQNVDAHPYTDPEQIKKNLVAQLTSSVKWTQIMKNMIADGATSFLEIGPGKVLQGLIKKLDKEMETNGIQ is encoded by the coding sequence ATGAAAAAAGCATTTGTATTTCCCGGACAGGGAGCACAATTTGTTGGGATGGGGAAAGAACTTTATGAAAACTCTCCCAAAGCCAAAGAATTATTTGAAAAGGCAAATGATATTTTAGGATTCCGTATCACCGATCTGATGTTCAACGGTACGGATGCCGATCTGAAACAAACCAAAGTGACACAACCTGCGATCTTTTTGCATTCCGTTATTCTGGCTGACAGCCTGACTGAAAAACCGGATATGACAGCCGGTCATTCCCTCGGTGAGTTTTCTGCTCTGGTTGCAGCCAAAGCCTTATCCTTTGAAGACGGACTTCGTTTGGTACACGCCCGGGCTCTGGCAATGCAAAAAGCATGTGAAGCCAATCCGTCAACCATGGCGGCCGTTTTAGGACTCGATGATCAGATTGTAGAAAAAATCTGTACAGAAATAGACGAGGTTGTCGTTCCCGCCAATTATAACAGTCCGGGACAAATCGTAATCTCCGGAAGCAATAAGGGAATTGAAACCGCTTGTGCCAAGCTATCGGAAGCCGGAGCCAAAAGAGTCGTTCCCTTAAATGTCGGCGGTGCCTTCCACTCTCCGTTAATGGAGCCGGCACGTCAGGAACTGGCTGCCGCTATCGAAGCCACCCATTTCTCGACACCGATATGCCCGGTATATCAAAACGTAGACGCACACCCCTACACAGACCCGGAACAGATCAAAAAAAATCTCGTTGCCCAGTTGACATCGTCCGTAAAATGGACCCAGATCATGAAAAACATGATTGCAGACGGAGCAACTTCTTTCCTGGAAATCGGACCGGGAAAAGTGCTGCAGGGGTTGATAAAAAAGCTGGACAAGGAAATGGAAACAAACGGTATCCAATAA
- a CDS encoding nitroreductase family protein: MELMLSIDIEKCIRCGKCVKICPSMILGQEKTGGEIRVLAPENCIRCGHCVAVCPTGAVVHADFPPEKVHAFDYKDYPAAEQMMLLCRARRSNRAFAEKPVPEALLSQIVEAAYRAPTASNAQEVGFTLVTDPAKLRLITEFTLGVFGKALKKMRHPLLRPLVKWTMPDALRYEPVFERLLREDAQGHDMILRNAKAVLLIHTPQASRFGCQDANLAYQNGSLMAECLGVSQFYTGFVCSAIQQDRKSHLEKMLGIEGQIHAGMALGMPAFRYVNYIDRLGLRENTL; encoded by the coding sequence ATGGAACTGATGTTAAGTATTGATATTGAGAAATGTATCCGTTGCGGGAAATGCGTGAAAATTTGTCCTTCTATGATTCTGGGACAAGAGAAGACAGGAGGGGAGATACGGGTGTTAGCCCCGGAAAATTGTATCCGTTGCGGACATTGTGTGGCGGTCTGTCCGACAGGAGCTGTCGTACATGCAGATTTTCCGCCGGAAAAAGTACATGCGTTTGATTATAAAGATTATCCTGCAGCTGAGCAAATGATGTTGCTGTGCCGCGCCAGGCGGTCGAACCGGGCTTTTGCTGAAAAACCGGTGCCGGAAGCTTTACTGTCACAGATTGTAGAGGCGGCTTATCGGGCACCGACCGCCAGTAATGCGCAGGAGGTAGGATTTACCTTGGTCACCGATCCGGCTAAATTACGGTTGATAACAGAATTTACTTTAGGGGTATTCGGTAAGGCTCTGAAAAAAATGCGGCATCCTTTATTACGACCTTTGGTAAAATGGACAATGCCCGATGCATTGCGTTACGAGCCGGTGTTTGAGCGGTTATTACGGGAGGATGCCCAAGGTCATGATATGATTTTACGGAATGCGAAAGCGGTCCTTTTGATTCATACGCCGCAAGCCAGCCGTTTCGGATGTCAGGATGCGAACCTGGCTTATCAGAATGGATCGTTGATGGCGGAGTGCCTGGGAGTAAGTCAGTTTTATACGGGCTTTGTCTGTTCAGCTATTCAGCAGGACCGTAAGAGCCATTTGGAGAAAATGCTGGGTATTGAAGGGCAGATTCATGCCGGAATGGCTTTGGGAATGCCTGCTTTCCGGTATGTGAATTATATCGACCGGCTGGGGCTGAGGGAAAATACATTGTAG
- a CDS encoding GNAT family N-acetyltransferase, with product MMIAMSEQETIGVLEVYEDVTMREARLDDAALVWQAIYDHRDYLKTWLPFVLRLHTIEDEEAFLREVLAVPFEERNLVMVIEKKGVFCGLIGFVTTDRVNHRTEIGYWLLPEFQGQGIMTRCVRCLCEWAVQYRGMQRIQIRCAVGNVPSNAIPKRLGFRWEGIERAGELMISGEYANLNVYSILKNEIFP from the coding sequence ATGATGATTGCGATGTCGGAACAGGAAACGATAGGTGTACTCGAAGTATATGAAGATGTTACCATGCGGGAAGCCCGTTTGGATGATGCAGCCCTTGTCTGGCAGGCCATATATGATCACCGGGATTATCTGAAGACCTGGCTGCCCTTTGTTTTGCGACTGCATACCATAGAAGATGAAGAAGCTTTTCTACGTGAAGTCCTTGCCGTACCTTTTGAAGAAAGGAATTTGGTGATGGTGATTGAAAAAAAAGGGGTATTTTGCGGCTTAATCGGCTTTGTGACGACCGACCGGGTCAATCATCGGACTGAAATCGGTTATTGGCTTTTGCCTGAATTTCAGGGACAGGGAATAATGACCCGCTGTGTGCGTTGCTTATGTGAATGGGCAGTGCAATACCGTGGCATGCAACGTATTCAGATCCGTTGTGCTGTCGGGAACGTACCCAGTAATGCGATTCCGAAACGCCTGGGATTTCGTTGGGAAGGAATCGAACGGGCCGGAGAATTAATGATTTCCGGAGAATATGCAAACCTCAATGTATACAGTATATTGAAAAATGAGATATTCCCGTAA
- a CDS encoding formamidopyrimidine-DNA glycosylase produces the protein MIEIPESAIISRQAAGVLTGRRIAEVIPATSPHKFTWYNGDPAGYPEVLEGRSIETVDGHGAFIDLVMDKDTHFLISDGTIMRYGQAGELHPVKHQQLLVLDDGSFLVFTVAMYGGIYAFQGEYDNPYYQGSIHKLNPLAEAFDEVYFENMVRGLKKDVSAKALLATEQRIPGLGNGVVQDILYNAGIHPRRKVSTLGDLEKSDLLYSMKGTLANMVELGGRDTEKDFFGNWGGYKVILSKNTYKEPCPNCGHGIIREAYLGGTVYYCPVCQPLELK, from the coding sequence ATGATCGAAATTCCCGAATCTGCCATTATCAGTCGTCAGGCTGCCGGAGTGCTTACAGGCAGGAGAATAGCCGAAGTGATACCTGCAACCAGTCCGCACAAGTTTACCTGGTATAACGGGGACCCGGCCGGATATCCTGAAGTATTGGAAGGACGCAGTATTGAGACCGTCGATGGGCATGGGGCATTCATCGATTTGGTGATGGATAAGGATACGCATTTTTTAATCAGTGACGGGACGATTATGCGTTACGGTCAGGCCGGGGAACTCCATCCGGTAAAGCATCAGCAACTCCTTGTATTGGACGACGGGAGTTTTTTGGTGTTTACGGTAGCGATGTATGGGGGAATTTATGCTTTCCAGGGAGAATATGACAATCCTTATTATCAGGGAAGTATTCACAAGTTAAATCCCTTGGCAGAAGCTTTTGATGAAGTTTATTTTGAAAATATGGTCCGGGGATTGAAAAAAGATGTATCCGCCAAGGCTCTGTTGGCGACAGAACAACGTATACCGGGACTTGGAAATGGGGTTGTACAGGATATTTTATACAATGCCGGTATTCATCCCAGGCGCAAGGTATCTACTCTCGGGGATCTTGAAAAATCCGATTTGCTGTACAGTATGAAAGGAACTTTGGCAAATATGGTTGAATTGGGGGGCCGGGATACCGAAAAAGATTTTTTCGGGAATTGGGGAGGTTATAAGGTTATTTTATCTAAGAATACATACAAAGAGCCGTGTCCGAATTGCGGACATGGGATTATCCGGGAGGCTTATTTGGGAGGAACAGTATACTATTGTCCGGTTTGCCAGCCTTTGGAACTGAAATGA
- a CDS encoding catalase produces MERKKKRLTTQTGSPVGDNKNSRTAGPKGPELLENVWLLEKLAHFNRERIPERIVHAKGCGAFGTFTVTHDITRYTRAKIFSEIGKKTEMFARFSTVAGERGAADTERDVRGFALKFYTEDGNWDLVGNNTPVFFVRDPLKFPDFIHTQKRDPKTNLRSNTAMWDFWSLSPETLHQVMILMSDRGIPQNMRQQHGFGSHTFSFYNDKDERVWVKFHMISQQGIANYTNAEAEQIVGKDREHSQRDLFENIEKGNFPRWKMCVQIMPEHEAHTYRFNPFDLTKVWSHKDYPLIEVGIIELNRNPENYFADVEQAAFNPADVVPGIGFSPDKMLQGRLFAYGDAHRYRLGVNADLIPVNRPHCPVSNYHRDGYMRVDENGGGSVNYEPNSFDGPVSDTHYNYPPLSLEGAADHYEQDHDFYTQPGDLYRLLPADEKDRLTSNFTAATADVPEHIRIRAIARFYQADENCGKDMARKTGIDIHKILEEVKRQQTEER; encoded by the coding sequence ATGGAAAGAAAGAAAAAACGACTCACCACTCAAACGGGTTCTCCTGTCGGCGATAACAAGAACTCCCGCACGGCAGGGCCTAAAGGTCCTGAATTACTCGAAAACGTATGGTTGCTTGAAAAGCTGGCCCATTTCAACCGGGAACGTATTCCGGAACGTATTGTACATGCTAAAGGCTGCGGTGCATTCGGTACTTTTACCGTCACCCACGACATCACCCGCTATACCCGGGCAAAGATTTTTTCCGAAATCGGTAAAAAAACTGAAATGTTTGCCCGTTTTTCTACTGTAGCGGGAGAAAGAGGTGCTGCCGATACGGAAAGGGATGTGCGTGGATTTGCGTTGAAATTTTACACCGAAGACGGTAACTGGGATCTTGTCGGTAATAATACTCCCGTATTTTTTGTCCGTGATCCATTGAAATTTCCGGATTTTATTCACACCCAGAAGCGAGACCCCAAAACCAACCTTCGTAGCAATACCGCAATGTGGGATTTCTGGAGTCTTTCTCCCGAAACCCTTCACCAGGTAATGATATTGATGAGTGACCGCGGAATTCCTCAAAATATGCGGCAACAACATGGTTTTGGCAGCCATACATTCAGTTTTTACAATGACAAGGACGAACGGGTATGGGTTAAATTTCACATGATCAGTCAGCAGGGTATCGCTAACTATACTAATGCAGAAGCAGAGCAAATCGTCGGTAAAGACCGGGAACACTCTCAACGCGATCTTTTCGAGAATATCGAGAAAGGTAATTTCCCGCGTTGGAAAATGTGTGTGCAGATTATGCCCGAACACGAAGCACATACTTACCGTTTCAATCCCTTCGATCTGACGAAAGTATGGAGTCACAAGGACTATCCCCTCATTGAAGTTGGTATCATCGAGCTGAACCGCAATCCCGAAAATTATTTTGCCGATGTCGAACAGGCTGCGTTCAATCCGGCCGATGTCGTTCCGGGAATCGGATTCTCTCCCGACAAAATGCTGCAAGGACGCCTCTTTGCTTATGGTGATGCACATCGTTACCGGCTTGGTGTTAATGCAGACTTGATTCCGGTTAATCGTCCCCATTGTCCGGTAAGCAACTATCACCGGGACGGCTATATGCGTGTCGATGAAAATGGGGGAGGAAGTGTCAATTACGAACCCAACAGTTTCGACGGACCGGTTTCCGACACACATTACAACTATCCGCCGCTTTCACTGGAGGGGGCTGCCGATCATTACGAACAGGACCACGATTTTTACACACAGCCCGGTGATCTTTATCGTTTGCTTCCCGCTGACGAAAAAGACCGCCTGACCTCTAATTTTACGGCTGCGACAGCCGATGTCCCGGAACACATCCGTATTCGGGCTATCGCCCGCTTCTATCAGGCCGACGAAAATTGCGGTAAAGATATGGCACGGAAAACAGGCATCGATATCCATAAAATTCTGGAAGAAGTCAAACGCCAGCAAACAGAAGAAAGATAA
- a CDS encoding DUF169 domain-containing protein yields the protein MEVKAFIENYKEAFGEAAELPLGFWYSDERIGITEKTGGCFFKAMKDVRAGRMISLNAEVIGCGGGKFYTGFTEMPEFVPEFVSLKEKYKKTPEMVVDYVKALKVPSASRQYLHFARIDCVDCFDELEGILFLAGPDMLSGLVTWAYFDNNREDAVVAAFGSGCSTITQAVVENRKGGDRTFLGFFDPSVRPWFEPGILSFIIPMSRFRVMCGTMRDSCLFGTHAWGKIRERMNG from the coding sequence ATGGAAGTAAAGGCATTTATAGAAAATTACAAGGAAGCTTTCGGAGAAGCGGCCGAGTTGCCTCTTGGGTTTTGGTATTCTGACGAACGTATCGGAATAACAGAAAAGACCGGAGGGTGTTTTTTCAAAGCAATGAAAGATGTACGTGCCGGCCGGATGATCAGCCTGAATGCAGAAGTAATCGGTTGCGGCGGGGGTAAGTTTTATACCGGGTTTACGGAAATGCCGGAGTTTGTTCCGGAGTTTGTTTCTTTGAAGGAAAAGTATAAAAAGACACCGGAAATGGTTGTTGACTATGTGAAGGCTTTGAAGGTACCGTCTGCTTCCCGGCAATATCTTCATTTTGCCCGTATCGATTGTGTGGATTGTTTTGACGAACTGGAAGGCATTCTGTTTTTAGCCGGTCCGGACATGCTTTCCGGTTTGGTAACCTGGGCTTATTTTGATAATAACCGGGAAGATGCTGTTGTGGCTGCTTTCGGTTCCGGATGCAGTACAATTACTCAGGCTGTTGTTGAAAACCGTAAGGGAGGCGACCGGACATTTCTCGGTTTTTTTGATCCTTCGGTGCGGCCTTGGTTTGAGCCCGGCATATTGAGTTTTATCATACCGATGTCCAGGTTCCGGGTTATGTGTGGGACGATGCGTGATAGTTGCCTTTTCGGTACTCATGCATGGGGGAAAATCAGGGAACGGATGAACGGTTAA